In Flavobacterium sp. N1736, the following are encoded in one genomic region:
- a CDS encoding DUF4270 domain-containing protein has translation MYNTSFFKKILLIATVVLLYSCDKDFNAIGDNLIGDDHFGLEAEHYDVLAYNQEVTPIQSNALGLNALGIYDNPVLGTTTANFTTQVALAAYAPSIGESPVIQNVVLSVPYLSHVTAVNTDGSSTYALDSIYGAPEGKLKLSVYESGVQMRASYFEGGNQFAQLYYTDQNNDFNTYKKIDATTNKPLNDSTDVLQNEQFFFDAKEIVTKTKNDKGEDVTTRTAPQMRLSLNRAFFQKKILDAAAKSKLASADVFQEYFRGLYFQVEKSGANPGNMALMDFSKGTITIKYKAKTDVTTDGETMEDRSIVINLTGSTASLLNDVKESTYANAINPANINTVNGDERLFLKGGQGSLAVLELNGLAAKLDEIRTNKWLVNEANLIFYIDTLQMAKTADASADIKKMAKEPKRVYLYDLDNNVPIVDYAADGSTSVTTDSRMSKVIYSGIINVNSSTKRGSYYKIRLTNHIRNIIKDATAKNVRLGLVAIDDISVTASSKLKLKNSVISDAPKATVITPVGTILYGGTGSTAPTGKKLQLEIYYTKPN, from the coding sequence ATGTATAATACTTCTTTCTTTAAGAAAATTCTATTAATAGCAACTGTAGTTCTTTTATATTCTTGTGACAAAGATTTTAACGCCATTGGAGACAATTTAATTGGAGATGATCATTTTGGTCTTGAAGCTGAACATTATGATGTTTTGGCTTACAATCAGGAAGTAACACCAATTCAGTCTAATGCTTTAGGCTTAAATGCATTGGGTATTTACGATAATCCGGTTTTAGGAACAACAACAGCCAATTTTACAACACAGGTTGCACTTGCGGCTTATGCTCCGTCTATTGGAGAATCGCCTGTAATTCAAAATGTAGTGCTTAGTGTGCCTTATCTTAGTCATGTAACGGCTGTTAATACGGATGGAAGCAGTACTTACGCATTAGATTCTATTTATGGTGCACCGGAAGGAAAACTTAAATTGAGTGTGTATGAATCAGGAGTTCAAATGCGAGCTTCTTATTTTGAAGGAGGTAACCAATTTGCACAATTGTATTATACAGATCAGAATAATGATTTTAATACATATAAAAAAATTGATGCTACAACAAATAAGCCTTTAAATGATAGTACAGATGTATTGCAGAATGAGCAGTTCTTTTTTGATGCTAAGGAAATTGTAACCAAGACAAAAAATGATAAGGGAGAAGATGTAACTACAAGAACAGCACCACAAATGCGTTTGAGTTTAAATAGAGCCTTTTTTCAGAAAAAAATCCTGGATGCTGCAGCTAAGTCAAAACTTGCTTCTGCAGATGTTTTTCAGGAATACTTTAGAGGATTATATTTTCAGGTAGAAAAATCAGGTGCCAATCCAGGTAATATGGCTTTAATGGATTTTTCAAAAGGAACAATCACCATTAAATATAAAGCTAAAACGGATGTTACAACTGATGGAGAAACTATGGAAGACAGATCTATAGTGATTAATTTAACAGGCAGCACAGCCAGTTTACTTAATGATGTAAAAGAAAGTACTTATGCAAATGCAATAAATCCTGCTAATATAAACACAGTCAATGGTGACGAAAGACTCTTTCTAAAAGGAGGTCAGGGATCACTTGCTGTTTTAGAACTTAATGGTCTTGCTGCAAAATTAGATGAAATCAGAACTAATAAATGGCTTGTTAACGAAGCAAATTTGATTTTTTATATTGATACTTTACAAATGGCTAAAACTGCCGATGCTAGTGCTGACATAAAAAAAATGGCAAAAGAGCCAAAGAGAGTTTATTTATATGATCTGGATAATAATGTACCAATTGTAGATTATGCCGCAGATGGAAGTACGAGTGTAACAACTGATTCACGAATGTCAAAAGTTATTTATAGCGGTATAATCAATGTAAATTCCAGTACTAAAAGAGGATCATATTATAAAATTAGGTTGACCAATCATATTCGTAATATTATTAAGGATGCGACTGCAAAAAATGTAAGGTTAGGTTTGGTTGCTATTGATGATATAAGTGTTACAGCCTCAAGTAAGTTGAAATTAAAAAACAGCGTTATTTCAGATGCGCCAAAAGCGACAGTGATAACTCCGGTGGGAACGATATTGTATGGAGGTACAGGTTCGACTGCTCCAACGGGTAAAAAACTACAGCTTGAAATTTACTACACGAAACCAAATTAA
- a CDS encoding glycogen/starch synthase produces MKDKRILYVSSEVVPYLAENEVSLMSYDVPKMINDQGGQIRIFMPRYGNINERRHQLHEVIRLSGMNLVVNDLDMPLIIKVASIPKERIQVYFIDNDEYFKRKATFADEEGALYPDNDERAIFFAKGVVETVKKLNWVPDIIHVHGWLAAMLPIYMKHYYKNEALFSETKIVTSVYGQSFDENLDLEMINKVKFDGVPHEAIADLEVPNYENVLKASILHSDAVIIASENVSPSLTKFIESSGKPFLPFATKDAFAEAYTNFYKTMGL; encoded by the coding sequence ATGAAAGATAAGAGGATATTATATGTATCATCTGAAGTCGTGCCTTATTTGGCTGAAAATGAGGTTTCTTTAATGTCTTATGACGTTCCGAAAATGATTAATGATCAAGGAGGTCAGATAAGAATTTTCATGCCAAGATATGGAAATATCAACGAAAGAAGACACCAGTTGCATGAAGTTATCAGACTTTCAGGAATGAATTTGGTAGTGAATGACTTAGATATGCCACTGATTATTAAGGTAGCTTCAATTCCAAAGGAAAGAATTCAGGTTTATTTTATTGATAATGATGAATATTTCAAACGTAAAGCAACTTTTGCCGATGAAGAAGGAGCTTTGTATCCTGACAATGACGAAAGAGCGATATTTTTTGCAAAAGGAGTTGTTGAAACCGTAAAAAAACTTAATTGGGTTCCGGATATCATTCACGTTCATGGATGGCTGGCTGCAATGCTGCCAATTTACATGAAACATTATTATAAAAATGAAGCTTTGTTTTCTGAAACAAAAATTGTTACCTCTGTTTATGGGCAATCTTTTGACGAAAATTTAGATTTAGAAATGATAAACAAGGTTAAATTTGATGGCGTTCCGCATGAAGCAATTGCTGATTTGGAAGTTCCAAATTACGAGAACGTTTTAAAAGCTAGTATATTACATTCTGATGCCGTTATTATTGCATCTGAAAACGTATCACCAAGTTTAACAAAATTTATAGAATCTTCAGGAAAACCTTTTTTACCTTTCGCCACGAAAGATGCATTCGCAGAGGCGTATACAAATTTCTATAAAACGATGGGTCTTTAA
- the panC gene encoding pantoate--beta-alanine ligase, translating into MFALNFNNTNMHIFYGKVALIAYLKTIKTANSTIGFVPTMGALHQGHLALMQRSLKENDDTVVSIFVNPTQFNNPEDLEKYPRTLEEDVKKMRGLSDKMILYAPSVEDIYEGNMVSQEFDFDGLENQMEGKFRPGHFNGVGTIVKRLFEIVTPTNAYFGEKDFQQLQIVKKLVEKNHLPVNVVGCPIFREENQLAMSSRNERLTPEERKEAAIIYKTLTEAKEIFKTKSPQETIEFVENSFKDNTMFDLEYFVIADESTLLPIDHKSKDKNYRAFIVVFVNSIRLIDTISLN; encoded by the coding sequence ATGTTTGCACTAAATTTTAATAATACCAACATGCATATTTTCTACGGTAAAGTAGCTTTGATAGCCTATTTAAAAACTATCAAAACGGCAAATTCGACCATCGGGTTTGTACCAACAATGGGCGCTTTACACCAAGGGCATCTGGCTTTGATGCAAAGATCCCTTAAAGAAAACGACGATACCGTGGTAAGTATTTTCGTAAATCCAACGCAATTCAACAATCCTGAAGATTTGGAGAAATACCCAAGAACTTTAGAAGAAGATGTGAAAAAAATGCGCGGTTTGAGTGACAAAATGATTTTGTATGCACCATCAGTCGAAGATATTTACGAAGGAAATATGGTTTCGCAGGAATTTGATTTTGACGGTTTGGAAAATCAAATGGAAGGAAAATTCAGACCCGGACATTTTAATGGCGTTGGCACCATCGTAAAAAGGCTATTTGAAATCGTTACGCCAACAAACGCTTACTTTGGCGAAAAAGATTTTCAGCAATTACAGATCGTTAAAAAATTGGTCGAAAAAAATCATTTACCTGTAAATGTGGTTGGCTGTCCTATTTTTAGAGAAGAAAATCAACTTGCGATGAGCTCCCGAAATGAGCGTTTAACCCCCGAAGAACGAAAAGAAGCGGCGATTATTTATAAAACTTTAACCGAAGCAAAAGAAATATTCAAAACGAAAAGTCCGCAAGAAACAATTGAATTCGTCGAAAATTCTTTCAAAGACAATACAATGTTTGACCTAGAATATTTTGTTATTGCTGACGAATCCACATTATTACCTATCGATCACAAAAGTAAAGACAAAAATTACCGCGCATTTATAGTAGTATTTGTTAATTCTATTAGGTTGATTGATACCATTTCATTAAATTAA
- the panD gene encoding aspartate 1-decarboxylase, giving the protein MQIQVIKSKIHRVKVTGADLNYIGSITIDETLLEASNIIEGEKVSIVNINNGERFETYAIKGEKNSGEITLNGPAARKVQKDDIIIIISYATLEFEEAKTFKPWIIFPNENDNSLT; this is encoded by the coding sequence ATGCAAATTCAAGTTATAAAATCTAAAATTCATCGCGTAAAAGTAACCGGCGCCGATTTAAATTATATTGGCAGTATTACTATTGATGAAACTTTACTAGAGGCTTCAAACATAATTGAAGGCGAAAAAGTATCTATTGTAAATATCAATAATGGAGAACGTTTTGAAACTTATGCTATTAAAGGAGAAAAAAATTCAGGCGAAATTACACTGAATGGTCCTGCAGCCAGAAAAGTTCAAAAAGACGATATTATTATTATCATTTCATATGCAACCCTGGAATTTGAAGAAGCAAAAACCTTCAAACCATGGATCATTTTTCCAAATGAAAACGATAATTCGCTAACATAA
- a CDS encoding alpha/beta hydrolase: protein MKKVYLLFALISVSAFAQKFDNIKSEKLGEERRITIGLPASYEANPEKKYPVLYLLDGDYLFDPFSGAVSYGSYWGDLPEMIIIGVHQNKDDEREDDTTIDQNTGLPFEKGAEFFEFIGAELVPYIEKKYRTSPFRIIAGHDVTASFINFYLYKEQPLFNAYICFSPELAPKMEVRIPEKFAKITEPVFYYLSAADGDNKKIKEPIEKLDSNIKIANNPLVNYKYDLFKGTTHYTQVLHAIPSALYQIFEIYKPINSAEYNDKIAVLETGYADYLENKYNTMSKVLGVQIPVRMSDFKIIENLILKKNAYDELGKMAEIGNVNYPKAMLGEYELGLMYEKMGDPKRASKKYQNASQMEPIGDLNKDVMYEKIDEMNTLAKKTK from the coding sequence ATGAAAAAAGTTTACTTACTATTTGCTTTAATTTCTGTCTCTGCTTTTGCTCAGAAATTCGACAACATTAAATCTGAAAAACTTGGAGAAGAGCGCAGAATTACGATTGGTCTTCCTGCATCTTACGAAGCTAATCCGGAAAAAAAATACCCGGTTTTATACTTATTAGACGGCGATTATTTATTTGATCCTTTTTCGGGAGCTGTAAGTTACGGCTCATATTGGGGCGATTTACCGGAAATGATTATTATTGGCGTTCACCAAAATAAAGACGATGAACGAGAAGACGATACTACTATTGATCAAAATACCGGACTTCCTTTTGAAAAAGGAGCTGAATTTTTTGAGTTTATTGGTGCAGAATTAGTTCCGTATATCGAAAAAAAATACCGTACTTCACCTTTCAGAATCATTGCAGGTCATGATGTAACAGCAAGTTTTATCAACTTTTATTTATATAAGGAACAACCATTATTTAACGCTTATATTTGTTTTAGTCCTGAATTGGCTCCTAAAATGGAAGTTCGAATTCCGGAAAAGTTTGCTAAAATAACAGAACCTGTCTTTTATTATTTATCTGCAGCTGACGGTGATAACAAAAAAATCAAAGAACCAATAGAAAAATTAGACAGCAATATTAAAATTGCCAATAATCCTTTGGTCAACTACAAATACGATTTATTTAAAGGAACAACGCATTACACTCAGGTTTTGCACGCAATACCAAGTGCTTTATATCAAATTTTTGAAATTTACAAACCTATTAATTCAGCAGAATACAATGATAAAATTGCTGTTCTTGAAACGGGTTATGCAGATTATTTAGAAAATAAATACAACACCATGTCTAAAGTTTTAGGAGTTCAGATTCCGGTAAGAATGAGTGATTTTAAAATTATCGAAAACCTTATCCTAAAAAAGAATGCTTACGATGAATTAGGTAAAATGGCCGAAATTGGAAATGTAAATTACCCAAAAGCCATGCTTGGAGAATATGAATTGGGATTGATGTACGAAAAAATGGGAGATCCTAAAAGAGCTTCAAAAAAATATCAAAATGCTTCGCAAATGGAGCCAATTGGTGATTTGAACAAAGATGTGATGTACGAGAAAATCGACGAAATGAATACGCTTGCTAAAAAAACAAAATAA
- the radA gene encoding DNA repair protein RadA → MSKVKTSFFCQNCGTQYAKWQGQCNACKEWNTIAEEIIQKQEKVAWKSEPTSTSKAPRPLKINEIDSAQEIRMNTTDGELNRVLGGGLVPGSLTLLGGEPGIGKSTLLLQISLKLPYKTLYVSGEESQKQIKMRAERITPNSDNCYILTETKTQNIFKQIEAIQPEIVIIDSIQTLHTDYIESTAGSISQIRETTAELIKFAKETNIPVILIGHITKDGNIAGPKILEHMVDTVLQFEGDRNHVYRILRSLKNRFGSTAELGIYEMLGSGLREVSNPSEILISHKDEEMSGTAIATTMEGMRPLMIEIQSLVSTAVYGTPQRSTTGYNAKRLNMILAVLEKRAGFRLGAKDVFLNVTGGISVDDPAIDLAVVAAILSSNEDIPITKGFCFAGEVGLSGEIRPVNRVDQRIQEAEKLGFNTIFVSKYNKIALKNTGIKIELVAKIEDVASFLFG, encoded by the coding sequence ATGTCTAAAGTCAAAACTTCCTTTTTTTGCCAAAATTGCGGAACTCAATATGCCAAATGGCAAGGGCAATGCAACGCCTGCAAAGAATGGAATACTATTGCCGAAGAAATTATTCAGAAGCAGGAAAAAGTGGCATGGAAAAGTGAACCAACTTCAACCAGTAAAGCGCCACGCCCTTTAAAAATTAATGAAATCGATTCGGCTCAGGAAATTCGAATGAATACAACTGATGGTGAATTGAACCGCGTTCTTGGCGGAGGCTTGGTTCCAGGGTCATTAACGCTTTTAGGCGGTGAACCGGGAATTGGAAAAAGTACGCTTTTGCTGCAAATTTCATTAAAATTGCCTTATAAAACATTATACGTTTCCGGAGAAGAAAGCCAGAAACAAATAAAAATGCGTGCCGAAAGAATCACGCCAAACAGCGACAATTGTTATATTTTGACCGAAACCAAAACGCAAAATATATTCAAACAAATTGAAGCGATCCAGCCCGAAATTGTCATTATTGATTCAATCCAGACCTTACACACTGATTATATCGAATCTACTGCCGGAAGTATTTCTCAAATTAGAGAAACAACAGCCGAATTAATCAAGTTTGCCAAAGAAACCAATATTCCGGTTATTTTAATTGGACATATTACGAAAGACGGAAACATTGCCGGACCAAAAATTCTGGAACACATGGTTGATACCGTTTTGCAGTTTGAAGGCGACAGAAATCACGTTTACCGAATTTTGCGTTCGCTAAAAAACCGTTTTGGTTCTACTGCCGAGCTGGGAATTTATGAAATGCTGGGAAGCGGTTTGCGAGAAGTTTCTAATCCGTCAGAAATATTGATTTCGCACAAAGACGAAGAAATGTCGGGAACTGCGATTGCCACAACTATGGAAGGCATGCGCCCGTTAATGATCGAAATACAATCTTTGGTAAGTACAGCAGTTTATGGAACCCCACAACGCAGTACCACTGGTTACAACGCCAAAAGGCTAAATATGATTCTGGCTGTTTTAGAAAAAAGAGCCGGATTTCGTTTAGGCGCAAAAGACGTTTTCTTAAATGTTACCGGAGGAATTTCTGTTGATGATCCCGCAATTGACTTAGCGGTTGTAGCGGCTATTTTATCATCAAATGAAGATATTCCGATAACGAAAGGTTTCTGCTTTGCCGGCGAAGTTGGTTTATCAGGAGAAATTCGTCCCGTAAATCGTGTAGACCAACGCATTCAGGAAGCCGAAAAACTAGGTTTCAATACTATCTTTGTTTCCAAATACAATAAAATTGCTTTAAAAAACACAGGAATCAAAATAGAACTCGTGGCTAAAATTGAAGATGTAGCCAGTTTTCTTTTTGGTTAA
- a CDS encoding transglycosylase domain-containing protein has translation MKFPKQKIYKALLILLLVLGVLFLGLYFFRDSLLKQAIAKVTLKMNMEYNSTFSVKSASFEGLSGIKLTDVILVPKNADTLCHIQKIETSISLSNLLIGDVQVGTLKINNGYIQLVKKGKVRNFDAFLKKDKSDSDKNEKRKYATFVYRIISKLLNLVPTDMKLENLNFKIDDNGKKASIAINKLVLDNKQLETNLHVQSKDFDQRWNIKGFADPRNKKADIRLFNLDTGAIRVPYLDERYNFKASFDSIRLNVANIDKDGSELHIDGYTSIANLKINHPKIASKDVVIKNARFDYRFLLGDDFISIDSTSTMQLNKIKVKPYISYNTEKDTVYTLKVDIPKMKAQDFIVSLPDGLFTHFQGMKATGDFDYKLDFKFNKNKPNTLVFDSKLNKQDLKITKYGEADLNKLNGEFVYRAIIQNVLQRPVLVGNANPNYTPLDQISPYLRKCVLTTEDPSFFQHRGFINEAFKQSILKNIRTKKFSRGASTISMQLIKNVFLTREKTLSRKLEEILLVYILENNRVVSKERMLEVYFNIIEWGPNVYGIGEASHFYFQKSPSVLNVDECLFLATIIPKPRKFMYQFNDEGNLKDYAVKNQKFLRSLMFRRGLLIPEDTIGQLPVYISGNARSLIRIKAPDSTAVPVDSLSGENEFDL, from the coding sequence ATGAAATTTCCAAAACAAAAAATATATAAAGCACTTTTAATACTTCTTTTGGTATTAGGAGTGCTTTTTTTAGGTTTATACTTTTTTCGCGATTCGCTTTTAAAACAAGCAATTGCCAAGGTAACCCTGAAAATGAATATGGAATACAACAGCACATTTTCTGTAAAATCAGCTTCATTTGAAGGTTTATCAGGAATTAAACTTACCGATGTAATTTTGGTCCCAAAAAATGCCGATACACTTTGTCACATTCAAAAAATAGAAACCAGTATTAGTTTATCGAATTTGTTGATTGGAGATGTTCAGGTTGGAACCTTAAAAATTAATAATGGTTATATTCAACTGGTAAAAAAAGGAAAAGTCCGCAATTTTGATGCTTTCCTTAAAAAAGATAAATCAGATTCTGATAAAAACGAGAAACGTAAATACGCCACTTTTGTTTATAGAATTATTTCAAAACTTTTAAATTTAGTTCCAACTGATATGAAATTGGAAAATCTGAATTTTAAAATTGATGATAATGGCAAAAAAGCTTCGATTGCGATAAATAAACTCGTTTTAGACAACAAACAGCTCGAAACCAATCTTCACGTTCAAAGCAAAGATTTTGATCAAAGATGGAATATAAAAGGTTTTGCCGACCCAAGAAATAAAAAAGCCGACATTCGATTGTTTAATTTAGATACCGGAGCTATTCGCGTTCCCTATCTTGATGAACGCTATAATTTTAAAGCAAGCTTTGATTCTATTCGCCTTAACGTTGCAAATATTGATAAAGACGGAAGCGAATTGCATATTGACGGTTATACTTCTATTGCCAATTTAAAAATTAATCACCCAAAAATTGCCAGTAAAGATGTCGTTATTAAAAATGCCCGTTTTGATTATCGCTTTTTATTGGGAGATGATTTTATTTCGATCGACAGCACTTCGACGATGCAATTGAATAAGATAAAAGTAAAACCTTATATTTCTTATAACACCGAAAAAGATACGGTTTATACGCTAAAAGTTGATATTCCGAAAATGAAAGCGCAGGATTTTATTGTTTCATTGCCGGACGGATTGTTTACGCATTTTCAGGGAATGAAAGCAACCGGAGATTTTGACTATAAACTGGATTTCAAATTCAATAAAAACAAACCAAATACTTTAGTTTTTGATAGTAAACTGAATAAACAAGATTTGAAAATCACAAAATATGGCGAAGCCGATTTGAATAAACTCAACGGAGAATTTGTGTATCGCGCGATTATTCAGAATGTATTGCAGCGTCCGGTTTTGGTTGGAAATGCGAACCCGAATTATACGCCTTTAGATCAAATTTCACCATATTTGCGAAAATGTGTTCTAACAACCGAAGATCCTTCTTTCTTTCAGCACCGCGGCTTTATAAATGAAGCTTTCAAACAATCTATTCTGAAAAACATCAGAACCAAAAAATTCTCACGCGGCGCCAGTACGATCAGTATGCAATTGATTAAAAACGTCTTTTTGACACGGGAAAAAACACTTTCGCGTAAGCTTGAGGAAATTTTATTGGTTTATATCTTAGAAAATAATCGCGTTGTGAGCAAAGAAAGAATGCTGGAAGTGTATTTCAACATTATAGAATGGGGACCAAATGTGTACGGAATTGGCGAAGCAAGTCATTTCTATTTTCAAAAAAGTCCTTCGGTTTTAAATGTTGATGAATGTTTGTTTTTGGCAACAATTATTCCAAAGCCGAGAAAATTCATGTATCAATTTAATGATGAAGGAAACCTGAAAGATTACGCCGTTAAAAATCAAAAATTCTTGCGAAGTTTAATGTTTCGCCGCGGTTTGTTAATTCCTGAAGATACTATTGGGCAATTACCTGTTTATATTTCAGGAAATGCGCGCTCTTTGATCAGAATTAAAGCTCCGGATTCAACTGCTGTTCCCGTTGATTCATTATCTGGTGAGAATGAATTTGATTTGTAA
- a CDS encoding aldo/keto reductase, whose amino-acid sequence MKYTTLPNTDIKVSKICLGTMTFGQQNTEAEGHAQMDYALGRGINFFDTAEMYSVPASEATYGSTEKIIGTWFKKSGNREKVILASKIAGPNVNFGYMREKLDFSPASIKYALENSLKRLQTDYIDLYQMHWPERQTNYFGQRGYKDFDDQWEDNFREVLETFDGLIKEGKIKHIGVSNENAWGMMRFLEESKYQNLPRIKTVQNPYNLLNRLFEVGSAEVSKYENVGLLGYSPLAFGVLTGKFLTGEAHPNARINLFPQYTRYASEQCTQATKLYQEIAKKHGLTLTELAMGFVLQQPFLTSAIIGATTMEQLKENIDTIDVFLSKEILTEIAAVQAIIPDPAP is encoded by the coding sequence ATGAAATACACTACTTTACCAAACACTGATATAAAAGTTAGTAAAATATGTCTGGGAACAATGACTTTCGGACAACAAAATACTGAAGCAGAGGGACACGCCCAAATGGATTATGCGCTTGGACGCGGAATTAATTTTTTTGATACTGCCGAAATGTATTCCGTTCCTGCAAGTGAAGCAACTTACGGAAGCACGGAAAAAATCATTGGAACATGGTTTAAGAAATCAGGAAATCGCGAGAAAGTAATTTTGGCTTCAAAAATTGCCGGACCAAATGTGAATTTTGGCTATATGCGCGAAAAACTGGATTTTTCTCCTGCAAGTATTAAATATGCTTTAGAAAATAGCTTAAAACGCCTTCAAACTGATTATATCGATTTGTATCAAATGCATTGGCCGGAACGACAAACTAATTACTTTGGACAACGCGGTTACAAAGATTTTGACGATCAATGGGAAGATAATTTTAGAGAAGTCCTGGAAACTTTTGACGGGTTAATCAAAGAAGGAAAAATCAAACATATTGGGGTTTCAAACGAAAATGCGTGGGGAATGATGCGTTTTCTGGAAGAAAGCAAATATCAGAATCTGCCAAGAATTAAAACAGTTCAAAATCCATATAATTTATTAAATCGACTTTTTGAAGTGGGTTCTGCCGAAGTCTCAAAATATGAAAATGTAGGTTTGCTGGGTTATTCGCCTTTAGCGTTTGGTGTTTTAACCGGTAAGTTTTTAACCGGAGAAGCACATCCAAATGCAAGAATTAATCTTTTTCCGCAATATACACGTTACGCTAGTGAACAATGTACGCAAGCAACAAAATTGTATCAGGAAATTGCTAAAAAACATGGCTTAACGTTAACAGAACTGGCAATGGGTTTTGTATTGCAACAGCCATTTTTAACAAGTGCCATTATTGGTGCAACAACAATGGAGCAATTAAAAGAAAACATCGACACAATTGATGTGTTTTTATCAAAAGAAATTTTAACTGAGATTGCAGCAGTTCAGGCGATAATTCCTGATCCTGCGCCGTAA
- a CDS encoding OmpA family protein: MIKKTSIGLLVLALSMTSCVSKKIYNDLESKYSDLKKENRSIADQNADLQKAKNELELDRDKLTKDLASTKDDLAKQKADLAAAQNKFKVLQDSYNALEKNSNDALESNMAKNRELLAQLEAKSKKLAEEQARLDKTASRLNELEAMIAAKEAAMKKLKETLSKALNGFEGKGLTVEQKNGKVYVSMENKLLFNSGSWAVGTEGRKAVVELGKVLGDNPDLSVLIEGHTDDDPYAGSGPIANNWDLSTKRATAIVNILSENTKINKQKLTAAGRSEFSPLASNATPEGKAKNRRIEIILTPRLDEIAEMLNSIN, translated from the coding sequence ATGATTAAAAAAACTTCCATTGGATTACTGGTATTAGCCTTGTCCATGACTTCGTGTGTTTCTAAGAAAATTTACAACGATCTTGAATCAAAGTATTCAGATCTAAAAAAAGAAAATCGTTCTATTGCAGATCAAAATGCTGATTTGCAAAAAGCCAAAAATGAATTGGAATTAGATCGAGACAAATTAACAAAAGATCTTGCAAGCACAAAAGACGATCTTGCAAAACAAAAAGCTGATTTAGCTGCAGCGCAAAATAAATTCAAGGTTTTGCAGGATTCATACAACGCACTTGAAAAAAACAGCAATGATGCTCTTGAAAGCAATATGGCTAAAAACCGTGAATTGCTGGCACAGTTAGAAGCAAAATCTAAAAAACTTGCCGAAGAACAAGCACGTTTAGATAAAACGGCAAGCCGCTTAAATGAACTTGAAGCTATGATTGCTGCTAAAGAAGCTGCAATGAAAAAGCTAAAAGAAACGTTGTCTAAAGCCTTAAATGGTTTTGAAGGTAAAGGCTTGACCGTTGAACAGAAAAACGGAAAAGTATATGTTTCGATGGAAAACAAATTACTTTTTAACTCAGGAAGCTGGGCTGTTGGAACTGAAGGTAGAAAAGCAGTTGTAGAATTAGGAAAAGTGTTGGGAGACAATCCTGATCTTTCGGTTCTTATTGAAGGACATACAGATGATGATCCGTATGCAGGTTCAGGACCAATTGCAAACAACTGGGATTTATCTACAAAAAGAGCAACGGCAATTGTAAATATTTTAAGTGAAAACACTAAAATCAATAAACAAAAATTGACAGCTGCAGGACGTAGTGAATTTTCTCCGCTTGCAAGCAATGCAACTCCGGAAGGAAAAGCTAAAAATCGTAGAATCGAAATCATCTTAACTCCAAGATTAGATGAAATCGCTGAAATGCTTAATAGTATAAACTAA